DNA from Apium graveolens cultivar Ventura unplaced genomic scaffold, ASM990537v1 ctg5028, whole genome shotgun sequence:
CATAGGCCTTTGGCGAGACAATGGGTTTGTAATGCTACTGTCACTACACAaataaaaaacacaaaagctcaACTGATAGCAGTTCAAAGACAACTATAAATACAAACATAATGCAATGCGTTAAATCTCTTAAAAATTAACAACTTGAAACATCAACTTACACTGGGCATTTGAGCAACCTGGCATAATCTAGCAATAACGACTACAATTAACCAGTTTCATAGCATATAGGCACACAATTAAAACATGTATTAATTAGGCACCGTGCACCGTAAACTAGCATATCGAACATTTAATTATGAATATTTTACCCTATACTGCACAAATTTCATTCCATTTTTATTCACTCGACCAAACCCAACTCTATTTAAACCCACTGTCTCCCTTCCtcacatctctctctctctcaccttaATATATAGAATCTATCTATTTCTCTACTCAATCTATCAAGAAGTTATACCAATCAACTTCAAAACATTTTGCAAGGTTTAACTGTATAAGTCGGAAGATATTTTTATTGAACATTGATCACCTGAATCGAGTGATTGAAAAACCCGCTCATTAGCTGCTGGTGACACTTAGAAAGACATGGATACCCCTTTGCGTTCGTCAGAAAAGACTGTAAAATTAAGTACATGAGAGCAAGTATTAATAACTCAAAACCTTTGCAGAGGCGCAAAGTGCAAAGAGTGTCCATGATTTATACATTTGTATAAATGATGGCTGCTCTAACAGGCTCTCCGAACCAACGCCCAAGTGAATTTGCTGAAGGAAGTGAAGGCCTAATTAACAACAGATACACTTTATAAGATATATTTCAGAATAATATGTATCCTAGTTGCAAACTTTGTAACAGTTATTTACAAAACTTTACTCACGAGATATCAAGTGCAATTGATAACTGGCTATGATGCTCACGTAGAATACGAAAGGAATTCCATAATTCCCAAGAGTCCATCTGTTCTCTCTAAAAGAAAAAACAAGAGCACTTATAAAATGACAGTTAAATGGCATtcatcatatatatatacacagaaaattttgaaaaaaaattcagTAAGACGAAAATTACTCTCATCAAGGAAGACATACAATAGTAAGCTATTTTCCTGCTGAAGGCACCCAAACCTAACTCAAAAGATATCTTGAAAAGAGGACCATTTTGGTAATGTACAGCATATACATAATGCTCAAAAGACAAAAGGTATAACTCCCGGATGGTCAAACAGAATAGAAGTTAGAGGCCCTGTAACTGAGAGTGAGTAAGATGTGTTTATCAGTGTCACAACAGCAAGTTTTTTCTAAAAGCTATTATGTCCAACCAAAACAAGCATTGGTAATTAATTAGACTCTTCATTATTAACACTAGACAAAAAATGAACTAGCACGCCATGCTTGCAACCACGCAACATTTATCAGTACGACTACACTTTCCGTAATCCTAAAATCTTAGATTCAATACAAACATCACATTATCCAATATCAaattcaaataattataaaaCCTAATTATCAAATTGAACAGAATAAAAAAAGAGTAATAGGTAttagtttataaaataaatcaaaaacaacACCAAAACAAGATTATAGCCGTAAACACAGACCTCAATATTCATAATCTCTCCCAAAATCGAAGAACTTGTAATCGAATAGCTTCCTTGTTTCTCGAATCTAGGACCACTAATTGGACTCGGTGTATTTTCAAATTCATTTTCGTTTGCTTGAAATTGAAGAGAGTTGTGGTTGTGATTCGACACTGTTACTGATCAAGCTGAGAATAGAACAAGATACATAAAGATAAGGATGGTGTGGCATTGAGAAGGAAGGTGAAGGAGTGCGGGAGGCCGAGATTGTGAGATTTAAAGTTTTGGGGAAGAGTAAGGTTGAGAGAAAATAGGGTTATGATGATTAATGGGCTTATGGGCCGATCCGTTAAATAGCTGGGTTTTTTTTCTATAATTTAGCTGATGTTTTGTTAATAAACGATATTTAACAAATTTAAATAAGATTTTTTTTGTCGTTAAATAAGAATGATAAATGTCTAATTAGAAGAAATATTAAGGTACAAAATGATAATTTACTATTTAACATTATATTTATGTTGAATAATACATTCGTTTAATTAAAAAATGCAAAGGTtaacttagcaaaaaaaaaaaaaaaatgcaAAGGTTTTATCGAAAGTAATGGGGTTCGTgatataattttatttggtttgacattttaacaatcaagcattagtttgactagtacggCTAGCTAATATTTAATCCTGAATGAGTGTTACgactattttaaaaatatttttcaacgatctaactgtatggatgtcaatagatatatattatagtaatataaccaaaatttcatatcaaactaattttatttggtttgacattttaacagtcaaacatcagtttgactcgtacaactaactagtattgaatcttgaattattgtttcgattattttaaaaatatttttcaacgattcAACTTTatgatgtcaatagatatatatattagttatataaccaaaattttatatcataataattttatttggtttgacattttaacagtcaaacatcagtttgactcgtacaactaactagtattgaatcttgaattattgtttcgattattttaaaaatatttttcaacgattcAACTTTatgatgtcaatagatatatatattagttatataaccaaaattttatatcataataattttatttggtttgacattttaacagtcaagcatcattttgactagtacagctaactactgttgaatcttgaattagtgtttcgattattttaaaaatatttgtcaacgatccaaccatatggatgtgaatagatatatatattagtgatgtaaccaaaatttcatatcaaaatagttttatttggtttgccattttaacagttaaacgttagtttgactagtacaactaactagtgtttaatcctaaattggtgtttcgattattttactaatattttt
Protein-coding regions in this window:
- the LOC141702410 gene encoding protein arginine N-methyltransferase 5-like isoform X2, whose protein sequence is MNIEREQMDSWELWNSFRILREHHSQLSIALDISPSLPSANSLGRWFGEPVRAAIIYTNSFLTNAKGYPCLSKCHQQLMSGFFNHSIQ
- the LOC141702410 gene encoding protein arginine N-methyltransferase 5-like isoform X1 — protein: MSSLMRREQMDSWELWNSFRILREHHSQLSIALDISPSLPSANSLGRWFGEPVRAAIIYTNSFLTNAKGYPCLSKCHQQLMSGFFNHSIQ
- the LOC141702410 gene encoding protein arginine N-methyltransferase 5-like isoform X4; protein product: MDSWELWNSFRILREHHSQLSIALDISPSLPSANSLGRWFGEPVRAAIIYTNSFLTNAKGYPCLSKCHQQLMSGFFNHSIQ
- the LOC141702410 gene encoding protein arginine N-methyltransferase 5-like isoform X3 produces the protein MNIEMDSWELWNSFRILREHHSQLSIALDISPSLPSANSLGRWFGEPVRAAIIYTNSFLTNAKGYPCLSKCHQQLMSGFFNHSIQ